The following coding sequences lie in one Myxococcales bacterium genomic window:
- a CDS encoding integration host factor subunit alpha yields the protein MTKAEIIDRVYDEVGGLSKKEAAELVESFFDIMKEELAQGRLVKLSGYGNFIVRDKERRMGLNPRTKQPHPIKARRVVRFKYSQILKSILNPPEKANSKQE from the coding sequence ATGACCAAAGCTGAAATCATCGACCGCGTGTATGACGAGGTCGGTGGGCTATCAAAAAAAGAGGCTGCGGAGCTCGTTGAATCCTTTTTTGATATCATGAAGGAGGAGTTGGCGCAGGGTCGATTGGTAAAACTATCGGGGTATGGCAACTTTATTGTGCGTGACAAGGAGCGCCGTATGGGCCTAAACCCGCGCACGAAACAACCACATCCGATAAAAGCCAGGCGCGTCGTGCGTTTTAAATACAGCCAAATCCTCAAATCGATCTTAAATCCCCCGGAGAAAGCAAACTCGAAACAGGAATAA
- a CDS encoding efflux RND transporter periplasmic adaptor subunit → MRTRLIVLLLIVIAALVGYGLYARGTSKRSLTWSGTVEAWTIDVGSRVGGRIQAVLADEGDRVRAGQALIVLEAHELDALRLQAEGQLKQAEAALEKVSASRGVPSARRQQITAARARLDAQKVALEKSRIDLERSRQLFSSGATSQAALDNANIAFKNADAERAAYRAELEQLVQATPQDVKAAEGTRDVAVGHMQQIDKQIEELTIRAPADARVEALDLRPGDILAPNATAARLLEPGRLFVRVYVPETQLGHIRPGLSVPVTVDSFPKRAFAGVVEYVSHQGEYTPRNLQTADERANQVFAARVRINDASDVLRPGMAAYVRIHP, encoded by the coding sequence TTGCGCACTCGTTTAATTGTACTGCTACTGATCGTCATCGCAGCACTTGTCGGTTATGGACTTTACGCTCGAGGGACCTCTAAGCGGTCGCTGACGTGGAGCGGTACCGTAGAGGCCTGGACGATCGATGTGGGTTCCAGAGTCGGTGGACGCATCCAGGCTGTTCTGGCCGATGAGGGCGACCGCGTGCGGGCCGGTCAGGCACTCATTGTGCTTGAAGCCCACGAGCTCGACGCGCTTCGCTTGCAGGCCGAGGGCCAGCTCAAGCAAGCGGAGGCTGCCCTAGAGAAGGTATCAGCTTCGCGGGGCGTTCCCAGCGCCCGCCGGCAACAAATCACGGCTGCGCGCGCACGCCTAGATGCGCAAAAAGTGGCACTCGAAAAATCCAGGATAGATCTCGAAAGGAGCCGACAACTGTTTTCAAGTGGGGCGACATCTCAAGCAGCCTTGGATAACGCAAATATCGCGTTCAAGAATGCCGACGCCGAGCGCGCCGCCTACCGGGCTGAGCTTGAGCAATTGGTTCAAGCGACGCCCCAAGACGTCAAAGCTGCCGAAGGTACACGCGATGTCGCCGTAGGCCACATGCAGCAAATAGACAAGCAAATAGAAGAACTTACCATTCGCGCTCCTGCTGATGCACGGGTGGAAGCGTTGGACTTACGGCCCGGTGACATCCTTGCGCCCAACGCCACCGCGGCGCGGCTGCTTGAGCCAGGTCGGCTTTTTGTCCGGGTGTATGTGCCCGAGACCCAACTGGGTCACATTCGCCCAGGACTGTCGGTACCCGTCACTGTCGACTCCTTCCCGAAACGCGCCTTTGCGGGTGTGGTAGAGTACGTCAGTCATCAAGGCGAGTATACTCCGCGAAATCTTCAGACCGCCGATGAGCGTGCCAACCAGGTCTTTGCCGCACGGGTGCGCATAAATGACGCTTCCGATGTGTTGCGTCCCGGCATGGCGGCATATGTACGGATCCATCCATGA
- a CDS encoding MerR family transcriptional regulator, giving the protein MSVSSLPDKLFFRIGEVASIVGVRPHVLRYWEEEFHVLRPMKTRGSHRVYRRRDVELAVMIRKLLHDDGYTVPGARKRLQELIKDRQDGTVEPTRQSAAAETNLRADLLAIREQLQHLLNHLDAAEAKHLKTSSAGGQASATPSQVPARNLAGHRTTHGSQA; this is encoded by the coding sequence TTGTCTGTTTCGTCTCTACCCGATAAATTGTTTTTTCGTATTGGCGAAGTCGCCAGCATCGTCGGAGTAAGGCCTCACGTGCTACGATACTGGGAAGAAGAATTCCACGTACTTCGACCCATGAAAACCCGCGGATCCCACCGGGTATATCGACGCCGTGATGTTGAGCTTGCCGTGATGATCCGCAAGCTGCTGCATGATGATGGCTATACAGTGCCGGGCGCGCGTAAACGGCTTCAGGAGCTTATCAAGGATCGACAGGATGGCACGGTCGAGCCCACGAGGCAGAGCGCGGCGGCCGAAACCAATCTTCGGGCGGACCTGTTGGCTATTCGCGAGCAACTTCAGCATTTATTGAACCATCTCGATGCGGCAGAGGCCAAGCATCTGAAAACATCTTCTGCCGGAGGGCAGGCTTCAGCGACGCCAAGCCAGGTGCCCGCTCGCAACCTGGCTGGCCATCGCACGACCCATGGCTCTCAGGCGTAG
- the surE gene encoding 5'/3'-nucleotidase SurE → MNARPMILLSNDDGVTARGLLLLRDRLLRVADVVVVAPELEQSARSHSITLRRPLRHRKADEAVHATDGTPVDCVYIALHRKDILPRWPDLVLSGINHGANLGSDVFYSGTVAAAREGALRGIPAVAFSSLNLAYLEHAADFATAFAMHILEIHPPSGQTLLLNVNFPAREPVGIRSTRLGRRLYDDEVTVRHDPRGAEYYWVGGPGAHHQPLEGSDTEAVDAGFVSVTPLSLDATHGPHVSFSHEIVARASGALPL, encoded by the coding sequence ATGAACGCGCGCCCCATGATATTGCTGTCCAACGACGACGGCGTCACGGCCCGAGGTCTGTTGCTTTTGAGAGACCGCTTACTGCGCGTGGCAGATGTGGTGGTGGTGGCTCCTGAGCTTGAACAAAGCGCCAGGAGCCATTCCATCACCCTGCGTCGTCCATTGCGGCATCGCAAGGCGGATGAGGCGGTCCATGCTACCGATGGCACGCCCGTCGATTGCGTCTATATCGCTTTACACCGAAAAGACATTCTGCCTCGCTGGCCGGACTTAGTACTGTCCGGCATCAACCACGGCGCGAATTTGGGTAGCGATGTTTTTTACTCGGGGACGGTTGCCGCGGCGCGCGAGGGCGCATTGCGGGGCATTCCAGCCGTGGCGTTTTCTTCCCTCAATCTCGCATATCTCGAACACGCTGCCGACTTTGCCACGGCGTTTGCTATGCACATTCTTGAGATACATCCCCCCTCGGGGCAAACACTCTTGCTGAATGTGAACTTCCCTGCGAGGGAGCCCGTCGGGATCCGCTCGACGCGCCTGGGGAGGCGCCTCTACGATGACGAGGTAACGGTGAGACATGATCCCAGGGGCGCTGAGTACTATTGGGTTGGGGGACCCGGCGCGCACCACCAGCCGCTCGAAGGTTCTGACACCGAAGCTGTCGATGCCGGCTTCGTATCGGTGACCCCCCTAAGCTTGGACGCTACCCATGGACCGCACGTGTCGTTCAGTCACGAGATCGTAGCCCGGGCTTCCGGAGCCCTCCCTTTATAG